A genomic segment from Blastococcus sp. PRF04-17 encodes:
- a CDS encoding lipid II:glycine glycyltransferase FemX encodes MEEGRLLTVGGDPGGTRLEAWDRLVRSCPTADVAQLSAWARVRSQAGYRARYVLVEESGEVVGGAQVLVRRLPLVGEIGYVPYGPLVAPGVAGRAEVADAVARGLRDLAVRHTRMLFVQPPEDGEDVAGALRHAGFRPSAAEVAPRASVHVDLTADEERLRRGLSRRLQQWTRVWGKRGVTVRQGDSTDLPLLADLLAQTAEHQGFTPFGLDYLQVMHRELAADGHLAAFVGEVDGRPVAMCLLTGCGSVLRSRLMGLDRSDQASRLNVSAAVFWTAMLWGRSAGYRWFDFGGLLPESVPAVLGPQPPRPDDLAGMDRYKLRFGGSPYLCPEPLELIPSPLVRRAYDLARGSSAGSRLLATAQRAARAGAVLRPGLARRRRQP; translated from the coding sequence GTGGAGGAAGGGCGGCTCCTGACCGTCGGCGGTGATCCGGGCGGCACGCGCCTGGAGGCATGGGACCGGTTGGTGCGGTCGTGCCCGACGGCCGACGTCGCCCAGCTGTCGGCCTGGGCGCGGGTCCGCTCGCAGGCCGGCTACCGCGCCCGGTACGTCCTCGTCGAGGAGTCCGGGGAGGTGGTCGGTGGCGCCCAGGTGCTCGTGCGGCGGCTGCCTCTCGTCGGGGAGATCGGCTACGTCCCCTACGGCCCGCTGGTCGCCCCGGGAGTCGCGGGCCGGGCCGAGGTCGCCGACGCCGTCGCGCGGGGCCTGCGCGACCTGGCGGTCCGCCACACCCGGATGCTGTTCGTCCAGCCCCCCGAGGACGGGGAGGACGTCGCCGGGGCGCTGCGGCACGCCGGATTCCGGCCCTCCGCAGCCGAGGTGGCGCCCCGGGCGTCGGTGCACGTCGACCTCACCGCCGACGAGGAGCGACTGCGCCGCGGACTCAGTCGCCGGTTGCAGCAGTGGACGCGAGTGTGGGGCAAGCGGGGGGTCACGGTCCGGCAGGGCGACAGCACGGACCTGCCCCTGCTCGCCGATCTGCTCGCCCAGACAGCCGAGCACCAGGGGTTCACCCCGTTCGGGCTCGACTACCTGCAGGTGATGCACCGTGAGCTCGCCGCCGACGGGCACCTCGCCGCCTTCGTCGGCGAGGTGGACGGTCGGCCGGTCGCCATGTGCCTGCTGACCGGCTGCGGTTCGGTGCTCCGCTCGCGGCTGATGGGCCTCGACCGCAGCGACCAGGCTTCGCGTCTCAACGTGTCGGCCGCGGTCTTCTGGACGGCGATGCTCTGGGGCAGGAGCGCCGGTTACCGCTGGTTCGACTTCGGCGGCCTGCTGCCCGAGTCGGTGCCGGCCGTGCTCGGCCCGCAGCCTCCGCGGCCCGACGACCTCGCCGGCATGGACCGGTACAAGCTCCGGTTCGGGGGCTCGCCGTACCTGTGCCCGGAACCTTTGGAGCTCATCCCGTCACCGCTGGTCCGCAGGGCCTACGACCTCGCCCGCGGGTCGTCGGCGGGGTCGCGCCTGCTCGCGACGGCTCAGCGCGCGGCCCGGGCAGGGGCGGTCCTGCGGCCCGGCCTTGCTCGACGGCGGAGGCAACCATGA
- a CDS encoding glycosyltransferase, whose amino-acid sequence MRLRRAPDPTSGRGRVCLVRQRDYYELSLRREAEALRDAGFDVDIVCLREPGTPAVEVDGGVTLHRLPLRRRRGGPLNYVLDYLGFFLAATVTVAKLHLQRPFVAVQANSMPDILAFTALVPRLLGAKAIAFMKEPTPELGETKYGSRRLGRVLQWVEQAALRYVDLAFTVTEDLKEVYVGRGADPDKIVVVLNGPDARHLLEHRTDDARPDPRYFTAVCHGLVDDRYGHDLMLRAVAMTADRLPDLRLRITGTGDYVDELQRLIEAEGVADRVQYLGWVDMPTLVGELQRADVGVVAQKGSPYSHLVHTNKMYEYVLFDLPVVASRLRSTARYLGDDAVQYFEPGSAESLAEALVALHDDPERRRSLVAAARERCRSLTWEAQKRTYLAAYDRLLGKPVVTEGDASWPPIPSTG is encoded by the coding sequence ATGCGGCTGCGACGGGCTCCTGACCCCACGAGCGGCCGGGGCCGGGTCTGCCTGGTGCGGCAGCGCGACTACTACGAGCTCTCCCTGCGGCGGGAGGCCGAGGCCCTGCGGGACGCCGGCTTCGACGTCGACATCGTCTGCCTGCGCGAGCCGGGCACCCCCGCGGTGGAGGTCGACGGCGGCGTGACGCTGCACCGGCTGCCGCTGCGCCGGCGCCGCGGCGGCCCGCTGAACTACGTGCTGGACTACCTGGGCTTCTTCCTCGCCGCGACGGTCACGGTGGCCAAGCTGCACCTGCAGCGGCCCTTCGTCGCGGTGCAGGCCAACTCGATGCCCGACATCCTGGCGTTCACCGCGCTCGTGCCGCGGCTGCTGGGTGCCAAGGCGATCGCGTTCATGAAGGAGCCGACGCCCGAACTGGGCGAGACGAAGTACGGCTCCCGGCGGCTGGGGCGCGTGCTGCAGTGGGTGGAGCAGGCGGCCCTGCGCTACGTCGATCTGGCGTTCACGGTGACCGAGGACCTCAAGGAGGTCTACGTCGGCCGCGGCGCCGACCCGGACAAGATCGTGGTGGTGCTCAACGGCCCCGACGCGCGGCACCTGCTCGAGCACCGCACCGACGACGCCCGGCCCGACCCGCGGTACTTCACCGCCGTCTGCCACGGCCTGGTCGACGACCGCTACGGCCACGACCTGATGCTGCGGGCGGTGGCGATGACCGCCGATCGGCTGCCGGACCTGCGACTGCGGATCACCGGGACCGGGGACTACGTCGACGAGCTGCAGCGGCTCATCGAGGCCGAAGGTGTGGCCGACCGGGTGCAGTACCTGGGCTGGGTGGACATGCCCACCCTGGTCGGTGAGCTGCAGCGTGCCGACGTCGGAGTCGTGGCGCAGAAGGGCTCGCCGTACTCGCACCTCGTGCACACGAACAAGATGTACGAGTACGTGCTCTTCGACCTGCCGGTCGTCGCCAGCCGGTTGCGGTCGACCGCCCGCTACCTCGGCGACGACGCGGTGCAGTACTTCGAGCCGGGCTCGGCGGAGAGCCTGGCCGAGGCACTGGTCGCCCTCCACGACGACCCGGAGCGCCGCCGGTCGCTGGTCGCCGCGGCGCGGGAGCGCTGCCGGTCACTGACCTGGGAGGCCCAGAAGCGGACCTACCTGGCCGCCTACGACCGCCTGCTCGGGAAGCCGGTGGTGACGGAGGGTGACGCCTCCTGGCCCCCGATTCCGTCGACCGGGTGA
- a CDS encoding sugar transferase: MTTPEPAAARVARRLLDLVVSSALLVLSAPLTVGLAAWIRLDSPGPAVFRQERVGRGRVPFVLYKFRSMRNEGDDAALRALIAAEIAGTDTRQDGSTKLADRRITRPGRFLRRTSLDELPQLWNVLRGDMTLVGPRPCLPWEADLFPPEYQQRFAVPPGLTGLWQVRGRSTLGSLDMLRLDLEYVRSRTLRGDLAILLRTVPALLRGDGAR, encoded by the coding sequence ATGACGACGCCCGAGCCCGCCGCGGCCCGCGTGGCCCGGCGCCTCCTGGACCTCGTCGTCTCCTCGGCGCTGCTGGTGCTGTCCGCGCCCCTCACGGTCGGCCTGGCGGCGTGGATCCGGCTGGACAGCCCCGGGCCGGCGGTGTTCCGGCAGGAGCGCGTGGGCCGAGGGCGGGTGCCGTTCGTGCTCTACAAGTTCCGCTCCATGCGGAACGAGGGCGACGACGCGGCGCTCCGGGCGCTGATCGCCGCGGAGATCGCCGGCACGGACACCCGGCAGGACGGCAGCACCAAGCTCGCCGACCGCCGGATCACCCGACCCGGACGGTTCCTGCGCCGCACCAGCCTCGACGAGCTGCCCCAGCTGTGGAACGTCCTCCGCGGCGACATGACCTTGGTCGGCCCGCGCCCCTGCCTGCCGTGGGAGGCCGACCTGTTCCCGCCCGAGTACCAGCAGCGCTTCGCCGTGCCCCCCGGTCTGACCGGCCTGTGGCAGGTGCGGGGCCGCAGCACGCTCGGCTCGCTGGACATGCTCCGCCTCGACCTGGAGTACGTCCGCAGCCGCACCCTCCGCGGAGACCTGGCGATCCTGCTGCGCACCGTGCCGGCCCTGCTCCGTGGCGACGGTGCGCGGTGA
- a CDS encoding DNA/RNA non-specific endonuclease, producing the protein MELSARVGVVPAGVRVDPATDPHAQVFISYAREDEAVAQRLRELLHGEGWDVWWDRDLYVGTTWEQHLLQVLEGCRAVVLVWSAAAAASDWVGREMAAAAGAEKLLPCVLDATPVPPPYDALQFAPLQGWTGDRGHPALPGLFAGLERHVLPSRIETVRPGFDTACLGPEIDLPGIPGVGDELPYLHFSVVMNPARRLAWYVASEVRPQKTPPERPVSWSPDPTLSRLFQPANQHFTGTGFDRGHLAAAASVGWGEPRQAEIAVRQAFYWTNMAPQAANVNRSTWLALEQLERRLAERHGAVAVFGGPVLDPQDPLHVVTNETRGRIRARQTFRLPRAFWKVLVWSAGGGLRSACFDLPNVDAPALPVRRPVDEIEAVTGLDFPPEVRDAVPADAAELRT; encoded by the coding sequence ATGGAGTTGTCCGCCCGAGTCGGGGTCGTGCCCGCCGGCGTCCGCGTCGACCCGGCCACGGACCCGCACGCTCAGGTGTTCATCAGCTACGCCCGGGAGGACGAGGCAGTGGCCCAGCGCCTGCGGGAGCTGCTGCACGGCGAGGGCTGGGACGTCTGGTGGGACCGCGACCTCTACGTCGGGACGACGTGGGAGCAGCACCTGCTGCAGGTGCTGGAGGGCTGCCGGGCGGTGGTCCTCGTCTGGTCCGCCGCTGCCGCCGCCTCCGACTGGGTGGGGCGCGAGATGGCCGCGGCGGCAGGGGCCGAGAAGCTGCTCCCGTGCGTGCTCGACGCCACACCGGTGCCGCCGCCCTACGACGCCCTGCAGTTCGCGCCGTTGCAGGGCTGGACCGGCGACCGGGGGCACCCGGCCCTTCCCGGATTGTTCGCGGGCCTGGAGCGGCATGTGCTGCCCTCGCGCATCGAGACGGTGCGGCCGGGCTTCGACACGGCGTGCCTCGGCCCGGAGATCGACCTGCCCGGCATCCCGGGCGTCGGCGACGAGCTGCCCTACCTGCACTTCAGCGTCGTGATGAACCCGGCACGGCGGCTGGCCTGGTACGTCGCCTCGGAGGTGCGCCCGCAGAAGACGCCCCCCGAGCGGCCGGTCAGCTGGTCGCCTGACCCGACCCTGTCCCGCCTCTTCCAGCCTGCCAACCAGCACTTCACCGGCACGGGGTTCGACCGGGGGCATCTCGCGGCAGCCGCGTCCGTCGGCTGGGGTGAGCCGCGCCAGGCCGAGATCGCCGTCCGGCAGGCCTTCTACTGGACGAACATGGCGCCGCAGGCGGCGAACGTGAACCGGTCGACCTGGCTGGCGCTCGAGCAGCTGGAGCGGCGCCTGGCCGAGCGGCACGGCGCCGTGGCGGTGTTCGGCGGGCCGGTCCTCGACCCGCAGGACCCGCTGCACGTCGTCACCAACGAGACCCGCGGCCGGATCCGCGCACGTCAGACCTTCCGGCTGCCCCGCGCGTTTTGGAAGGTCCTCGTGTGGTCCGCCGGAGGCGGCCTGCGCTCGGCGTGCTTCGACCTGCCCAACGTCGACGCGCCCGCCCTGCCCGTCCGGCGGCCTGTCGACGAGATCGAGGCCGTGACCGGCCTGGACTTCCCGCCCGAGGTCCGGGACGCCGTGCCGGCCGACGCCGCCGAGCTCCGGACGTAG
- a CDS encoding TRAFs-binding domain-containing protein: MPFGRKADGTGATIDFDAVYRDLIAPAVRAAGLEPLRADEEVTGGIIHKPMFERLILCEYAVADLTFANANVFYELGVRHAVRPYSTVLVFAAGQRLPFDVELDRGIPYALTGAGEPTDLDASRATLTERLVAARDASVDSPVFQLVEGFPQIDRLKTDVFRDQVRYSAAWKERLEGARKKGKQAVRAAEQELGDLQDVEAGILVDLYLSYRAVKAYDEMVSLAQRMPRPLAGTPLVREQLGFALNRLGRRDEAERVLLALIAERGPSSETYGILGRVYKDAWEEAYTKGEEFLAQGQLEKALETYLAGFEADWRDAYPGINACSLMEIHQPPDPRREHLLPVVAYAVERRLASGQADYWDHATRLEYAVLIRDEEMARQSLGRALAVVREVWEPESTAKNLRYIREARSRRGDDVPWADRMERELLKRAGVTDDQNAAATAGTDS; encoded by the coding sequence ATGCCCTTCGGCCGCAAGGCGGACGGGACCGGCGCGACGATCGACTTCGACGCCGTCTACCGCGACCTGATCGCACCGGCCGTCCGCGCCGCAGGCCTCGAGCCGCTGCGCGCCGACGAGGAGGTCACCGGCGGCATCATCCACAAGCCGATGTTCGAGCGCTTGATCCTGTGCGAGTACGCCGTCGCCGACCTGACCTTCGCCAACGCCAACGTCTTCTACGAGCTCGGCGTCCGGCACGCGGTCCGCCCCTACTCCACCGTGCTGGTGTTCGCCGCCGGCCAGCGACTGCCCTTCGACGTCGAACTGGATCGGGGCATCCCGTACGCGCTCACCGGAGCCGGTGAGCCGACCGACCTGGACGCGTCCCGCGCCACCCTGACCGAGCGCCTCGTGGCCGCCCGCGACGCGTCCGTGGACAGCCCGGTCTTCCAGCTCGTCGAGGGCTTCCCGCAGATCGACCGGCTGAAGACCGACGTCTTCCGGGACCAGGTCCGCTACTCGGCGGCCTGGAAGGAACGCCTGGAGGGCGCACGCAAGAAGGGCAAGCAGGCCGTCAGGGCGGCCGAGCAGGAGCTCGGTGACCTGCAGGACGTCGAGGCGGGCATCCTCGTCGACCTCTACCTGTCCTACCGCGCCGTCAAGGCCTACGACGAGATGGTGTCCCTGGCGCAGCGGATGCCGCGGCCGCTGGCCGGTACGCCGCTGGTGCGCGAACAACTGGGCTTCGCGCTCAACCGGCTGGGCCGCCGGGACGAGGCGGAGCGCGTGCTGCTCGCACTGATCGCGGAGCGGGGGCCCAGCAGCGAGACGTACGGCATCCTCGGCCGGGTCTACAAGGATGCGTGGGAAGAGGCCTACACGAAGGGCGAGGAGTTCCTCGCCCAGGGACAGCTCGAGAAGGCCCTCGAGACGTATCTCGCCGGGTTCGAGGCCGACTGGCGGGACGCCTACCCCGGGATCAACGCGTGCAGCCTCATGGAGATCCACCAGCCTCCCGACCCGCGCCGGGAGCACCTGCTGCCGGTGGTGGCCTACGCGGTGGAGCGCCGGCTGGCCTCCGGTCAGGCCGACTACTGGGACCACGCCACCCGCCTCGAGTACGCGGTCCTGATCAGGGACGAGGAGATGGCGCGGCAGAGCCTCGGCCGGGCGCTGGCCGTGGTCCGGGAGGTCTGGGAACCCGAATCGACGGCCAAGAACCTGCGCTACATCCGGGAGGCGCGCAGCCGTCGCGGCGACGACGTCCCCTGGGCCGATCGGATGGAGCGCGAGCTGCTGAAGCGGGCCGGCGTCACAGACGACCAGAACGCAGCAGCGACCGCCGGTACGGATAGCTGA
- a CDS encoding Gfo/Idh/MocA family protein — protein MGAQKGDVRVAVVGYGYWGAKHVRVLSSIPSVDVSVVDSRPERLADAAAHHPTVGLAARLDDVLDDVHAVVIATPPHSHAAIAMQALDAGRSVLVEKPMTTSVADAEALVETAAARQVQLMVGHTFEYNPAVWKLRDIVRSGELGRILYVNTSRLSLGRYQDDVNVIWDLAPHDLSIVSYLLDEMPAPTSVWAHRNFHRRQADVAYLRLDFQRTDVQAFVHVSWLSPQKVRQVTVVGEKMMAVYDDLSDNERIRIYDIGVDLETIDDPLNAHGHPVSYRTGDIRSPYIPFQEPLLLQDRHFVDCVRNGTRPDTPGERGLDVVRTLTATDAVAASSAVAPNFVAPMTPSTTSIAS, from the coding sequence ATGGGGGCACAGAAGGGCGACGTACGGGTCGCCGTCGTCGGCTACGGCTACTGGGGCGCCAAGCACGTGCGCGTGCTGAGCAGCATCCCGTCGGTGGACGTGTCGGTCGTCGACAGCCGGCCCGAGCGGCTGGCCGACGCCGCCGCGCACCACCCCACCGTCGGCCTGGCCGCCCGGCTCGACGACGTCCTCGACGACGTGCACGCCGTGGTCATCGCGACGCCGCCGCACAGCCATGCGGCCATCGCGATGCAGGCCCTCGACGCCGGCCGGTCGGTCCTGGTCGAGAAGCCGATGACCACGTCCGTCGCCGACGCCGAGGCGCTGGTCGAGACGGCCGCGGCGCGGCAGGTGCAGCTGATGGTGGGCCACACCTTCGAGTACAACCCGGCCGTCTGGAAGCTCCGCGACATCGTCCGGTCGGGGGAACTCGGCCGGATCCTCTACGTCAACACGTCGCGACTGAGCCTCGGGCGCTACCAGGACGACGTCAACGTCATCTGGGACCTCGCGCCGCACGACCTCTCGATCGTCTCCTACCTGCTCGACGAGATGCCGGCGCCGACGTCGGTGTGGGCGCACCGCAACTTCCACCGCCGGCAGGCTGACGTCGCCTACCTGCGGCTGGACTTCCAGCGGACCGACGTGCAGGCGTTCGTGCACGTCAGCTGGCTCAGCCCGCAGAAGGTCCGGCAGGTGACCGTGGTCGGCGAGAAGATGATGGCCGTCTACGACGACCTCTCGGACAACGAGCGCATCCGGATCTACGACATCGGCGTCGACCTGGAGACGATCGACGACCCGCTCAACGCCCACGGGCACCCGGTCTCCTACCGCACCGGTGACATCCGGTCGCCCTACATCCCGTTCCAGGAGCCGCTGCTGCTCCAGGACCGCCACTTCGTCGACTGCGTGCGCAACGGAACCCGGCCCGACACCCCCGGTGAGCGGGGACTGGACGTGGTGCGCACGCTGACGGCCACGGACGCCGTGGCGGCGAGCTCGGCGGTCGCCCCCAACTTCGTCGCGCCGATGACGCCGTCGACCACGTCGATCGCGTCGTGA
- a CDS encoding methyltransferase domain-containing protein, whose amino-acid sequence MIKLVFATLVKPPYVRIRGAVQTAMFDRRYGVETEGLVSTADAGVTDPHSMHYLPAGVLSLRRILPPSSVGPDDVFVDFGSGKGRIVLQAALHYPFRAVYGVELSESLHTVAERNVATLRDRFRCPEVHLLQGDARTVDLPDDVTVVYLYNPFRGAVFADVVDRLIASVDRNPRRMRIVYGNPEEEAALLATGRVRLLRATRGWRPSREWSRSNSFRLYEVTPRS is encoded by the coding sequence ATGATCAAGTTGGTGTTCGCGACGCTCGTGAAGCCGCCGTACGTGCGGATTCGCGGGGCGGTGCAGACGGCGATGTTCGACCGGCGCTACGGCGTCGAGACCGAGGGCCTGGTCAGCACCGCGGACGCCGGGGTGACCGATCCGCACAGCATGCACTACCTACCCGCCGGCGTGCTGAGCCTGCGCCGCATCCTCCCGCCCAGCAGCGTGGGGCCCGACGACGTCTTCGTCGACTTCGGCTCCGGCAAGGGGCGGATCGTCCTGCAGGCGGCCCTGCACTATCCGTTCCGGGCGGTGTACGGCGTCGAGCTGTCCGAGTCGCTGCACACGGTGGCCGAGCGGAACGTGGCCACGCTGCGCGACCGCTTCCGGTGCCCCGAGGTGCATCTCCTCCAGGGTGACGCGCGCACCGTCGACCTGCCCGACGACGTCACCGTCGTCTACCTCTACAACCCATTCCGCGGCGCCGTGTTCGCCGACGTCGTCGACCGCCTGATCGCCTCGGTGGACCGCAATCCGCGGCGCATGCGGATCGTCTACGGCAACCCCGAGGAGGAGGCGGCGCTGCTGGCCACCGGGCGGGTGCGGCTGCTGCGCGCAACCCGCGGCTGGCGTCCGAGCCGCGAGTGGTCACGGTCGAACTCGTTCCGGCTGTACGAGGTCACCCCCAGGAGCTGA
- a CDS encoding TIR domain-containing protein, whose product MAGVIAPSPVDDKGQPSAEQFDVFISYSHAADGHLAPALQSGLQTLGKPWYRRRALRVFRDKTSLSATPHLWTTIESALDGSRYFILLASPRAADSEWVQRELAWWRTHRNSRTLLIGLTDGDIRWNPATRDFDWATTTALPKALAGFFDDEPLWVDLRQARDDQHLSLRDPRFRENVAELAAPLHAVGKDELIGEDVVQHRRTMQTARAAVAILVVLAVAATVAGIVAVRQAAETARQRDLAEAQARVATSRALAAEASARRGGELDLALLLAVQANGVEPTVQAREALLGTLTARTEVVDYLRHHVAPVSGLAFSPDGRLLASADRTGDVVLWHVPEGRSSGTVVDLPEEFLKGLAFSPAADLLAVAGAALTLVDPEAGTTVGTLDIGNMTIDALAFDQDGTHLAAVGCALVDNFCSTGLLKVWDVPSRRLMQDLVLDPELGLSAVTFDPAGDVVATGGAGGDVILVALHGATAPVRLPHHHPDEVEALAFTDDGDRLVSASGSATPVPDGPSGPATPTVVTWDLGARAVLRSQELPLISQGGVAVTIALGPGGESVFTVGDHHQPWLHDTAGNPLHDGPLIGHGSTVWSAAFSPDGGLLATGEENGTILLWRTAESGSSAGRLVQRRGVPGTVASAVAVSSDAATVAVGDWDGVTLLDATTLTERVRVDADAFHGASDLAFGADDRVLAVGSTDGEDNGLGSIAAGTAQAEVLLLDAATGRPRRDPVTFPGHLYDVAFQPGTDSLAVALLPENASADDVGRVVFLDADTGTFDGELPGEFESVREIAFSHDGALLATGHPGGVVRVWRAGDRQLEATLTSADRADVTTVAFDPSGRRLALGTRQFAIIQGDDGTTTYPEAEQTVEVWELSSEPQRVQQLAGHPGRDTTSVAFSPDGEVLAVGGGFLSGSPDGPLGLWSVDTGEPVVSPRNLVSEVTGIAVATAAPGFLVAAGDANGVVLTQLDVEVWIEAACDLAGRDLTDEEWMTFVGTELRRSTC is encoded by the coding sequence ATGGCCGGTGTCATCGCGCCCTCCCCTGTGGATGACAAGGGTCAGCCGTCGGCGGAGCAGTTCGACGTCTTCATCTCCTACAGCCACGCGGCCGACGGTCACCTGGCACCCGCCCTGCAGTCGGGCCTGCAGACGCTCGGGAAGCCCTGGTACCGACGACGAGCGCTCCGGGTCTTCCGGGACAAGACGTCCTTGTCGGCGACGCCGCACCTATGGACCACGATCGAGTCGGCCCTGGACGGCAGCAGGTACTTCATCCTGCTGGCTTCCCCGCGGGCAGCCGACTCCGAGTGGGTGCAGCGGGAGCTGGCCTGGTGGCGGACGCATCGGAACTCGCGCACCCTGCTCATCGGACTCACGGACGGTGACATCCGCTGGAACCCCGCGACCCGTGACTTCGACTGGGCGACCACGACTGCCCTTCCGAAGGCGCTGGCCGGCTTCTTCGACGACGAACCTCTGTGGGTCGACCTCCGTCAGGCGCGCGACGACCAGCACCTGTCCCTCCGCGACCCGCGGTTCCGCGAGAACGTGGCAGAGCTCGCAGCTCCGCTGCACGCCGTCGGCAAGGACGAGTTGATCGGTGAGGACGTCGTCCAGCATCGGCGCACGATGCAGACGGCCCGGGCCGCCGTCGCGATCCTCGTCGTCCTCGCCGTCGCGGCCACCGTCGCAGGCATCGTCGCCGTGCGGCAGGCCGCCGAGACTGCGCGCCAGCGGGATCTCGCCGAGGCCCAGGCGAGAGTGGCCACCTCACGGGCACTCGCCGCGGAGGCGTCGGCCCGTCGCGGCGGTGAACTCGACCTCGCCTTGCTCTTGGCGGTCCAGGCCAACGGTGTTGAGCCGACCGTGCAGGCTCGTGAGGCCCTGCTCGGCACGCTCACCGCGCGGACGGAGGTAGTCGATTACCTCCGCCATCACGTGGCACCGGTCTCCGGGCTGGCCTTCAGCCCGGACGGTCGCTTGCTCGCGTCCGCGGACCGGACGGGCGACGTGGTCCTGTGGCACGTGCCCGAGGGGCGAAGCAGTGGCACGGTCGTGGACCTGCCCGAGGAGTTCCTGAAGGGGCTTGCCTTCAGCCCCGCCGCAGACCTGCTCGCGGTCGCCGGTGCGGCCCTGACCCTGGTGGATCCCGAGGCCGGGACCACCGTCGGCACGCTGGACATCGGCAACATGACCATCGACGCCCTGGCTTTCGACCAGGACGGGACCCACCTTGCGGCCGTCGGATGCGCGCTGGTGGACAACTTCTGCTCGACCGGGCTGCTCAAGGTGTGGGATGTGCCCTCACGCCGTCTGATGCAAGACCTCGTGCTGGATCCCGAGCTCGGTCTCAGTGCCGTCACCTTCGATCCGGCCGGTGACGTGGTGGCGACCGGCGGCGCCGGGGGAGATGTGATACTCGTCGCCCTGCACGGCGCCACAGCGCCGGTCCGTCTGCCGCACCACCACCCGGACGAGGTCGAAGCGCTCGCCTTCACCGATGACGGCGACCGACTGGTCTCGGCGAGCGGGTCGGCCACTCCGGTACCGGATGGGCCCTCCGGGCCTGCCACGCCAACCGTCGTCACGTGGGACCTGGGCGCCCGTGCGGTCCTGCGGTCGCAGGAGCTGCCGCTGATCTCGCAGGGTGGCGTGGCGGTGACCATCGCGCTGGGGCCGGGCGGCGAGAGCGTCTTCACCGTCGGGGACCATCACCAGCCCTGGTTGCACGACACGGCGGGGAACCCGCTGCACGACGGTCCGCTGATCGGTCATGGCAGCACCGTGTGGAGCGCCGCCTTCAGTCCGGACGGCGGCTTGCTGGCCACCGGTGAGGAGAACGGGACGATCCTGCTCTGGCGGACGGCGGAGAGCGGCTCGTCCGCCGGCCGCCTGGTGCAGCGCCGGGGTGTGCCCGGAACGGTGGCCTCGGCTGTCGCCGTCAGCTCCGATGCCGCGACCGTCGCAGTGGGTGACTGGGACGGCGTCACCCTGCTGGACGCGACCACGCTCACGGAGCGCGTTCGCGTCGATGCCGATGCCTTCCACGGAGCGTCGGATCTCGCCTTCGGGGCGGATGATCGCGTCCTGGCGGTCGGCAGCACGGACGGCGAGGACAACGGTCTCGGCAGCATCGCGGCCGGTACCGCGCAGGCGGAGGTCCTTCTGCTCGACGCTGCAACCGGTCGACCCAGACGGGATCCGGTCACCTTCCCCGGCCATCTGTATGACGTCGCGTTCCAGCCGGGAACGGACTCCTTGGCCGTCGCGCTGCTGCCCGAGAACGCGTCGGCCGACGATGTCGGACGGGTCGTCTTCCTCGACGCGGACACCGGGACGTTCGACGGTGAGTTGCCGGGGGAATTCGAGTCGGTTCGAGAAATCGCCTTCAGCCACGATGGCGCCCTGCTCGCAACAGGACACCCCGGCGGGGTCGTGCGGGTCTGGCGGGCGGGGGACCGACAGCTGGAGGCAACGCTGACGTCGGCCGACCGGGCCGACGTCACTACCGTCGCCTTCGACCCGTCGGGACGCCGGCTTGCCCTGGGGACGAGGCAGTTCGCCATCATCCAGGGCGACGACGGGACCACGACCTACCCGGAGGCCGAGCAGACCGTCGAGGTCTGGGAGCTGAGCTCCGAGCCGCAGCGGGTGCAGCAGCTGGCCGGACACCCGGGACGGGACACGACGTCGGTGGCGTTCAGCCCCGACGGCGAGGTGCTGGCGGTCGGTGGCGGCTTCCTCAGTGGCAGTCCCGACGGACCGCTCGGCCTGTGGAGCGTCGACACGGGGGAGCCGGTGGTCTCGCCACGCAACCTCGTCTCGGAGGTCACCGGGATCGCAGTCGCGACAGCCGCGCCCGGGTTCCTCGTGGCCGCCGGGGACGCGAACGGCGTCGTCCTCACCCAGCTGGACGTCGAAGTCTGGATCGAGGCCGCCTGCGACCTCGCAGGCCGGGATCTGACCGACGAGGAGTGGATGACCTTCGTCGGCACCGAGCTCCGCCGCTCGACCTGCTGA
- a CDS encoding GNAT family N-acetyltransferase, with protein MPVAGALYLVWQDTVYYKFGASQAEHLHLRPNDALHWALIQWAAGRGLRWLDWGLSDLDQPGLVAYKRKWAAQESRIQTLNAGGPPHGRRDDVEETLRQMTTLLTDPAVPDAVTAQAGAALYRYFC; from the coding sequence GTGCCCGTCGCCGGGGCGCTGTACCTGGTGTGGCAGGACACCGTCTACTACAAGTTCGGGGCCTCGCAGGCCGAGCACCTGCACCTGCGACCCAACGACGCCCTGCACTGGGCGCTGATCCAGTGGGCCGCCGGACGTGGTCTGCGGTGGCTGGACTGGGGGCTGTCCGACCTCGACCAGCCGGGGCTGGTGGCCTACAAGCGCAAGTGGGCCGCACAGGAGAGCCGCATCCAGACCCTGAACGCCGGCGGGCCGCCCCACGGCCGCCGGGACGACGTCGAGGAGACCCTCCGGCAGATGACGACGCTGTTGACCGACCCGGCCGTGCCCGACGCCGTGACCGCGCAGGCGGGCGCCGCCCTCTACCGGTACTTCTGCTGA